A stretch of the Malus domestica chromosome 08, GDT2T_hap1 genome encodes the following:
- the LOC103441879 gene encoding uncharacterized protein isoform X1 — MPPRREPRTSSESNFPDIGQLGEAIANVIQSSLCLPQWTPLETIYNLKLNNFVGTEEPEEAECWLNHVEKTYRVMQRHENFPEDRWVEMTTWFIGEEVASWWRKESFQLSLEEAADWEVFKQLFQKRFVPPEYIDRKKQEFTHLKQGKMSTNEYYGKFIDLSRYCPEIAENPAEMLRQFKWGTRKKWRSIATTIPCSTCQEFYEILLRVEDSEMMPSDSEEEEEKDNNQKKNNNKDKGQSLQGPRKTRSFKRSGISSGSSSGGSSSTAPWRGGHSGGSRFQRQRDFSGSGDPFCHRCNGQHFRDCRQGSRRCFVCGRTGHRAVQCPQNQQKSQPPALPPAVPLQQVPGPSAYTSTSYRGAYHYQGDIAPYFGGQYQYPHDLYHQSGYAQYPGGYTPYPPYLGGGSQWYPGWQSQNVEVASSSAGSSRQPNQPCQGRGNQTNGGRRGRQQPHGHVQHITLQDAWSNPDLIMMVSHIGEMFQEDKRSEARLGGYDPATYQF, encoded by the exons ATGCCGCCTCGAAGAGAACCACGTACTTCCTCCGAATCTAACTTTCCTGATATTGGCCAATTGGGTGAGGCCATTGCTAATGTCATTCAGTCTTCATTGTGCCTTCCCCAGTGGACTCCCCTGGAGACAATTTATAATTTAAAGTTGAATAATTTTGTTGGTACTGAGGAGCCTGAGGAAGCTGAGTGTTGGCTCAATCATGTCGAGAAAACTTATCGAGTGATGCAAAGGCATGAGAATTTCCCTGAGGATAGATGGGTAGAGATGACTACTTGGTTTATAGGTGAGGAGGTTGCATCCTGGTGGAGGAAGGAATCTTTTCAGTTGTCACTAGAAGAAGCCGCAGACTGGGAGGTTTTTAAGCAGCTATTCCAGAAGAGATTTGTACCTCCAGAGTATATAGATCGTAAGAAGCAAGAATTCACGCATCTAAAGCAAGGGAAAATGTCAACTAATGAGTACTATGGAAAGTTCATTGATTTATCTCGGTATTGTCCGGAGATTGCTGAGAATCCTGCTGAGATGCTTCGACAATTCAAGTGGGGTACTCGAAAGAAGTGGCGTTCTATAGCGACCACGATTCCCTGCTCTACATgtcaggagttttatgagattctacTGCGGGTTGAGGATTCTGAAATGATGCCCAGTGATagtgaggaagaggaagaaaaagataataatcagaagaaaaacaataataaagATAAAGGTCAGTCATTACAGGGACCTCGTAAAACGCGGAGTTTTAAGAGAAGTGGTATTAGTTCTGGCTCTTCTAGTGGGGGTTCGAGTTCCACGGCACCGTGGAGGGGTGGTCATTCAGGAGGTTCCCGCTTTCAGAGACAGAGGGATTTTAGTGGTTCTGGTGATCCATTCTGCCATAGGTGTAATGGTCAACATTTTAGGGATTGCAGACAGGGCAGCAGAAGATGTTTTGTTTGTGGTCGGACGGGACATCGGGCTGTTCAATGCCCACAGAACCAACAGAAATCCCAGCCACCTGCCTTACCACCAGCAGTTCCACTTCAGCAGGTCCCAGGGCCTAGTGCTTATACCTCGACGAGTTATAGGGGTGCATATCATTATCAGGGAGATATAGCTCCATATTTTGGAGGACAATATCAGTACCCACACGATCTGTATCATCAGAGTGGTTATGCTCAGTATCCAGGAGGTTACACACCATATCCACCATATTTAGGTGGTGGATCACAGTGGTATCCTGGATGGCAGTCCCAGAACGTTGAGGTTGCTTCTAGCAGTGCAGGATCATCGAGGCAGCCTAATCAGCCTTGTCAGGGACGTGGAAATCAGACTAATGGAGGTCGCAGAGGACGACAACAGCCACATGGCCATGTTCAACACATTACTCTGCAGGATGCGTGGAGTAATCCTGACCTTATCATGA TGGTTTCACATATAGGCGAGATGTTCCAAGAGGACAAGCGTAGCGAGGCGAGACTTGGGGGCTATGACCCTgctacatacca gttctag
- the LOC103441879 gene encoding uncharacterized protein isoform X2 codes for MPPRREPRTSSESNFPDIGQLGEAIANVIQSSLCLPQWTPLETIYNLKLNNFVGTEEPEEAECWLNHVEKTYRVMQRHENFPEDRWVEMTTWFIGEEVASWWRKESFQLSLEEAADWEVFKQLFQKRFVPPEYIDRKKQEFTHLKQGKMSTNEYYGKFIDLSRYCPEIAENPAEMLRQFKWGTRKKWRSIATTIPCSTCQEFYEILLRVEDSEMMPSDSEEEEEKDNNQKKNNNKDKGQSLQGPRKTRSFKRSGISSGSSSGGSSSTAPWRGGHSGGSRFQRQRDFSGSGDPFCHRCNGQHFRDCRQGSRRCFVCGRTGHRAVQCPQNQQKSQPPALPPAVPLQQVPGPSAYTSTSYRGAYHYQGDIAPYFGGQYQYPHDLYHQSGYAQYPGGYTPYPPYLGGGSQWYPGWQSQNVEVASSSAGSSRQPNQPCQGRGNQTNGGRRGRQQPHGHVQHITLQDAWSNPDLIMSEMFQEDKRSEARLGGYDPATYQF; via the exons ATGCCGCCTCGAAGAGAACCACGTACTTCCTCCGAATCTAACTTTCCTGATATTGGCCAATTGGGTGAGGCCATTGCTAATGTCATTCAGTCTTCATTGTGCCTTCCCCAGTGGACTCCCCTGGAGACAATTTATAATTTAAAGTTGAATAATTTTGTTGGTACTGAGGAGCCTGAGGAAGCTGAGTGTTGGCTCAATCATGTCGAGAAAACTTATCGAGTGATGCAAAGGCATGAGAATTTCCCTGAGGATAGATGGGTAGAGATGACTACTTGGTTTATAGGTGAGGAGGTTGCATCCTGGTGGAGGAAGGAATCTTTTCAGTTGTCACTAGAAGAAGCCGCAGACTGGGAGGTTTTTAAGCAGCTATTCCAGAAGAGATTTGTACCTCCAGAGTATATAGATCGTAAGAAGCAAGAATTCACGCATCTAAAGCAAGGGAAAATGTCAACTAATGAGTACTATGGAAAGTTCATTGATTTATCTCGGTATTGTCCGGAGATTGCTGAGAATCCTGCTGAGATGCTTCGACAATTCAAGTGGGGTACTCGAAAGAAGTGGCGTTCTATAGCGACCACGATTCCCTGCTCTACATgtcaggagttttatgagattctacTGCGGGTTGAGGATTCTGAAATGATGCCCAGTGATagtgaggaagaggaagaaaaagataataatcagaagaaaaacaataataaagATAAAGGTCAGTCATTACAGGGACCTCGTAAAACGCGGAGTTTTAAGAGAAGTGGTATTAGTTCTGGCTCTTCTAGTGGGGGTTCGAGTTCCACGGCACCGTGGAGGGGTGGTCATTCAGGAGGTTCCCGCTTTCAGAGACAGAGGGATTTTAGTGGTTCTGGTGATCCATTCTGCCATAGGTGTAATGGTCAACATTTTAGGGATTGCAGACAGGGCAGCAGAAGATGTTTTGTTTGTGGTCGGACGGGACATCGGGCTGTTCAATGCCCACAGAACCAACAGAAATCCCAGCCACCTGCCTTACCACCAGCAGTTCCACTTCAGCAGGTCCCAGGGCCTAGTGCTTATACCTCGACGAGTTATAGGGGTGCATATCATTATCAGGGAGATATAGCTCCATATTTTGGAGGACAATATCAGTACCCACACGATCTGTATCATCAGAGTGGTTATGCTCAGTATCCAGGAGGTTACACACCATATCCACCATATTTAGGTGGTGGATCACAGTGGTATCCTGGATGGCAGTCCCAGAACGTTGAGGTTGCTTCTAGCAGTGCAGGATCATCGAGGCAGCCTAATCAGCCTTGTCAGGGACGTGGAAATCAGACTAATGGAGGTCGCAGAGGACGACAACAGCCACATGGCCATGTTCAACACATTACTCTGCAGGATGCGTGGAGTAATCCTGACCTTATCATGA GCGAGATGTTCCAAGAGGACAAGCGTAGCGAGGCGAGACTTGGGGGCTATGACCCTgctacatacca gttctag
- the LOC103441881 gene encoding probable carboxylesterase 7 yields the protein MHFCNWNHLFVVPHDRKSLLKNGSVFVFRIQKIIGRHKQRSICWRNAICTHPQPTADYSILSSYPTSNKFFHKKPQNPNTKQNKISPATPMDSKSSISEVSFEFPTLFRIYNDGRTERLKGTETVPPSTDPTTGVQSKDIVLSPQSGLSARVFLPKLPDPTRKLPLLIFIHGGAFVIESPYSPLYHNHVSLLASEANVVALSVHYRRAPEHPLPVAFEDSWDAVQWAAAHSNRNGPEAWLNDRVDFDRVFIGGDSAGATLTHHVVRQAGLDGLSGTRIVGMILFHPFFVNDEPGKLLEVIYPTCGGSDDPRMWPGKDPKLGEIGCGRVLVFVAEKDFLRDRGWAYYEALKKSGYGGVVEIVESEGEGHVFHLFNPSCDKAVDLVRKVVFFINQD from the exons ATGCATTTTTGCAACTGGAATCATTTG TTTGTTGTTCCTCATGACAGGAAGAGCTTGCTGAAAAATGGCTCCGTCTTTGTTTTCAGAATTCAG AAAATCATTGGTCGACATAAACAAAGATCCATTTGCTGGCGAAACGCCATCTGTACACATCCTCAACCCACCGCAGATTATTCCATTTTATCATCTTACCCAACAAGTAACAAATTCTTCCATaaaaaaccccaaaacccaaatacaaaacaaaacaaaatatctCCGGCGACTCCGATGGACTCTAAATCCTCCATCAGCGAAGTATCATTCGAGTTCCCGACCCTCTTCCGAATCTATAACGACGGCCGAACCGAGAGACTCAAGGGCACCGAAACCGTCCCACCCTCCACCGACCCGACAACCGGGGTCCAATCCAAAGACATCGTCCTCTCGCCACAATCCGGGCTCTCTGCCCGCGTCTTCCTCCCCAAGCTCCCCGACCCGACCCGCAAACTCCCTCTCCTTATTTTCATCCACGGCGGCGCTTTCGTCATCGAGTCCCCCTACTCTCCTCTCTACCACAACCACGTCTCCTTACTGGCTTCCGAAGCGAACGTCGTGGCTTTGTCGGTGCACTACAGGCGGGCGCCGGAGCACCCACTCCCCGTTGCTTTTGAAGACTCCTGGGATGCAGTCCAATGGGCCGCGGCCCATTCCAATCGTAACGGGCCCGAGGCCTGGCTCAACGATCGCGTTGACTTTGACCGTGTTTTTATAGGCGGCGATAGCGCTGGTGCCACTCTGACGCATCACGTGGTGCGCCAGGCCGGGCTCGACGGTTTGAGTGGCACAAGGATAGTGGGGATGATTTTGTTTCACCCCTTCTTCGTGAATGACGAGCCCGGTAAGTTGTTGGAGGTTATCTATCCGACATGTGGCGGGTCGGATGACCCGAGGATGTGGCCGGGTAAGGATCCGAAATTGGGGGAGATTGGGTGCGGGAGGGTGTTGGTTTTTGTGGCTGAGAAGGATTTCTTGAGGGACAGGGGCTGGGCATACTACGAGGCATTGAAGAAGAGTGGGTATGGTGGGGTGGTTGAGATTGTGGAGAGTGAAGGGGAGGGCCACGTCTTCCATTTGTTCAACCCAAGTTGTGACAAAGCTGTGGACTTGGTGAGAAAGGTGGTTTTTTTCATAAATCAAGACTAA
- the LOC103441879 gene encoding uncharacterized protein isoform X3, with protein MPPRREPRTSSESNFPDIGQLGEAIANVIQSSLCLPQWTPLETIYNLKLNNFVGTEEPEEAECWLNHVEKTYRVMQRHENFPEDRWVEMTTWFIGEEVASWWRKESFQLSLEEAADWEVFKQLFQKRFVPPEYIDRKKQEFTHLKQGKMSTNEYYGKFIDLSRYCPEIAENPAEMLRQFKWGTRKKWRSIATTIPCSTCQEFYEILLRVEDSEMMPSDSEEEEEKDNNQKKNNNKDKGQSLQGPRKTRSFKRSGISSGSSSGGSSSTAPWRGGHSGGSRFQRQRDFSGSGDPFCHRCNGQHFRDCRQGSRRCFVCGRTGHRAVQCPQNQQKSQPPALPPAVPLQQVPGPSAYTSTSYRGAYHYQGDIAPYFGGQYQYPHDLYHQSGYAQYPGGYTPYPPYLGGGSQWYPGWQSQNVEVASSSAGSSRQPNQPCQGRGNQTNGGRRGRQQPHGHVQHITLQDAWSNPDLIMSSS; from the exons ATGCCGCCTCGAAGAGAACCACGTACTTCCTCCGAATCTAACTTTCCTGATATTGGCCAATTGGGTGAGGCCATTGCTAATGTCATTCAGTCTTCATTGTGCCTTCCCCAGTGGACTCCCCTGGAGACAATTTATAATTTAAAGTTGAATAATTTTGTTGGTACTGAGGAGCCTGAGGAAGCTGAGTGTTGGCTCAATCATGTCGAGAAAACTTATCGAGTGATGCAAAGGCATGAGAATTTCCCTGAGGATAGATGGGTAGAGATGACTACTTGGTTTATAGGTGAGGAGGTTGCATCCTGGTGGAGGAAGGAATCTTTTCAGTTGTCACTAGAAGAAGCCGCAGACTGGGAGGTTTTTAAGCAGCTATTCCAGAAGAGATTTGTACCTCCAGAGTATATAGATCGTAAGAAGCAAGAATTCACGCATCTAAAGCAAGGGAAAATGTCAACTAATGAGTACTATGGAAAGTTCATTGATTTATCTCGGTATTGTCCGGAGATTGCTGAGAATCCTGCTGAGATGCTTCGACAATTCAAGTGGGGTACTCGAAAGAAGTGGCGTTCTATAGCGACCACGATTCCCTGCTCTACATgtcaggagttttatgagattctacTGCGGGTTGAGGATTCTGAAATGATGCCCAGTGATagtgaggaagaggaagaaaaagataataatcagaagaaaaacaataataaagATAAAGGTCAGTCATTACAGGGACCTCGTAAAACGCGGAGTTTTAAGAGAAGTGGTATTAGTTCTGGCTCTTCTAGTGGGGGTTCGAGTTCCACGGCACCGTGGAGGGGTGGTCATTCAGGAGGTTCCCGCTTTCAGAGACAGAGGGATTTTAGTGGTTCTGGTGATCCATTCTGCCATAGGTGTAATGGTCAACATTTTAGGGATTGCAGACAGGGCAGCAGAAGATGTTTTGTTTGTGGTCGGACGGGACATCGGGCTGTTCAATGCCCACAGAACCAACAGAAATCCCAGCCACCTGCCTTACCACCAGCAGTTCCACTTCAGCAGGTCCCAGGGCCTAGTGCTTATACCTCGACGAGTTATAGGGGTGCATATCATTATCAGGGAGATATAGCTCCATATTTTGGAGGACAATATCAGTACCCACACGATCTGTATCATCAGAGTGGTTATGCTCAGTATCCAGGAGGTTACACACCATATCCACCATATTTAGGTGGTGGATCACAGTGGTATCCTGGATGGCAGTCCCAGAACGTTGAGGTTGCTTCTAGCAGTGCAGGATCATCGAGGCAGCCTAATCAGCCTTGTCAGGGACGTGGAAATCAGACTAATGGAGGTCGCAGAGGACGACAACAGCCACATGGCCATGTTCAACACATTACTCTGCAGGATGCGTGGAGTAATCCTGACCTTATCATGA gttctagttag